GGTGGGAGGGGACCGACACTGGGTTCTCACCAGCCCCGCCTTGTGCGTGAGGGGCGGCCCGAGTCAAGCCTGCGTCTCGGGGTCTCTGCCTCTTCGGGGACAGGGGTGGACATCAGACTTACTAAACAAGACACCCTGTGGGACAGTGCCCTGTCCTCTGTGGTGCTCATCAGTGATCACCTTAACCGCTGCTCTTCTGCCCGCAGGCCACCTCCCTCACGCTcacacacagccacactcacACATACTCACACCCACATACTCTCGCCTACCCTCACACACTCATCCGCTTCCAGATGAATCAGCCGCAGTAGGCCAGCACGACTACCTTTCCCTCCAGATGTGCACACGTGGTCCCCTGTATAGCCGTCCAGTCTGACTGTCCCTTTCTTCCCCAGGGCACCTTGCTTTTCTGCTGACCATCCTCGCCCGTCCCCCATCCCACCTGTCCCTTGCGAGTCCTGGGctagcactttctttttttctggcaaacagacaaaaaccccaGGGAAACCAAAACCCTGACTCCACCTCATCTCACATCCAAAGGTTTTGGggcctcttttcttctctctctctcccttgtttttgtttgttttgtcttcctttgttcttcattaggtttattttatttattccaagtAAACTCCCAGAACAGCTGATGATGTCAGACAAATCAGGGACATTTGCTCTTTTTACCTTCCCCTCAAAAACTGAGGACAtggggagaagaaaaagcaagggtgagagtgaggcagagggacTGGGCCGGCGCCGGAGCGGGAGTCCAAATCCCGGCGTGACTTCTGGCTTCGGGCCCCGGAGCGGAACCACAGACGCCCGGCCAGCCTCGGCAGGATGCACGCGGCCGGCCTCGCCGACACGGCGTGACTTACGTGTTACGATCCACACAGGGACCGGCCAGCCCCCGTTCCCGAGAGGAGGCATCGGACACGGGCAGAGCTGAGCTGGGGACACCAGTGGGAACAGGGCACCCCTTCTGCACTGACTTCCAGAGAAtggttctccctttctccctgagGACACCAAATGGATGAGAGCGAgtttgagagaagaaagaatcaacCGCcatccttcccctcacccctcatCCCAGGAGGGAaagggcattttctttttcacctttGAAAGGCGTTGTGGGTCTGTCTAaagtgtttacaaaaaaaaaaaaaaaattataaaaaaaaagtctagtgtCGACTGGTGTTTTCCCTCGTGATGTTTACAGATTGCTGTCTGCTGCCCAGCTAGAACCCACTCAGTGACAGAACCGAGCAGGGCCACACGCCCCGATGGCCCAGGAGCAGGCACACGTGGCCTCCTCCCATGCCCGGCACCCCCACCGGCCCTCTCTATCACCAACCACTCTGCCTTGGgtattttggggttgtttttttttcctccattcttctGGCTTGGTTTTGCACATTTCTCCCCCAGGACCCTGATATGTAACTTTATTGCCAAAAAAAACAACCCGTCAAGGACCtactcctctccttttccttttcctcttcctccctcccctcctggttCTGGTCAGTTCAGAGGATTTAACAATCACAAGTGTCCTGCAAAAATGCCTGAACATTTTTCTTAGAcccttgtggattttttttttccagaaaacttAAACAGACAAAAGACTTATTAAAGGAATATGTACAGTTACCCCTGTTTTCAGGCACTCTGTTTGAGAACATTTTAGCCATTGATGTTCACACGTGGCATCAGCCCATGCAAGATAggtttctgtatttatatattaaaatacaaaaaaaaaaaaaccttataaaatgtttaaaaaaaatgttcaaagctTGGAGACAAAGCTTTCTTCATTAGTCAAGGTGTTTTGATATGGTATTAAAATGTCTAATAAAAGATGCACTGTGTGACTTTATTTTACTGAGGTAATCGTTACACGACCAGGAAATGGGGCTTGAAGGCCTGTCCCCCGCTCCCTCACCTACATCCTTAGCAACTTCCTCCAGGCTTGGCGCTGCAGGCGTGTGAAGTGGTCCTCAGAGCAGTCATGCCTGGGCAGGGGGACCTGGCAGGTCACACCCGAGTCCTTCAGATTTACTGACCCTCCCAGGCATCATGGAGTCCATCTGCCATCACCTGTGGCGTGGCCGTGACAGAACTCTTCAGGAAGGATCTGCGGGGGCAGAGATCGCGCAGCCAGCGGAGGCTGCGAGGATGCGGATTCCTCCAGGTATTGGCCCAGTCccctcactcccccacccccacccctgccttccttcATCCTCCGCTCCCCGTCCCACGtcctgtcctgccctgcctgTTGCTCAGTCTACATCTCAGTGCTGACTCATGGGCATGCTTCattgaggcccagaaagaggCCCTGTTTGGGGCCGAGCCAGCTCAGAGCCCTTGAACTGGAACCAGCCACTCAGGGCTCACAAGAGTTGGCACACCTAAAGCCGGGCGGGAAGCTCAGGGCAGGGGGAGCGGCGCATGCCCGGCCTCTGTCCCCGGGCCAGACCGGCTCCTGGAGCAGCATTCCGGAGCCTCCTGCAGAGCCTGTGAAGGAGAGCTCCGGAGGGAGATGCCTCAAGCTTCTCTGCTCCAACTCCTCCTCGGGCCCCTCTTGTGCTCGGCGGACTGTCCGACATCTGTCAGATGCTTCCTAAAGCACCTACTCTGGGCAGGGGCCTTGCGGGCCAGGGGGCAAACGTGAACTGGGGCACAGGCACGTTCAGCACATTCAGAAACGCCGAAGAAGACCTTGTGGGTCTGAGCCTGGGCCTTAGCATCGTGGTGGGGACCCCCGGGGACCGACCGTTGCTACGGTGACAAGAACATGAGCTCTAAACGGTCTGCATGTGGGCTCCTCTGTTGGGCAGAATGATCTCAGAGAAACAACTTTGTtcttctgaacttcagtttcaatCCCATGTGAGTGGGGACAGTTGGGAGGTGACCGTGAGGGTCAGAGAATGTGCCCGGAAGCCCCTGGCACATGCGTAGCAGGCTCCCTCAGCTCTGTCATCGCAGAGAGCACTGTTCTCTTCACAGCACCTCCCGCTTCTGCCTGGCAACTGTGTCTCCCTGTTCTAAATTTAATTCCTCCAGCAAAGCCGGCCCCGAAGATCTCCTTGCTTGACCCCTGGGCCTGCAGGCAGAGGCCTTTATGACCACCTTGGTGGCTTGGCCCTGGGTGAGCCAAACGGTCGTGACCCAGTGGGGCAGGCTGGAGCCCACGCCGGCCGGGCGCTGTTCCAGGCTCCCGGGGCTGgtgcctgtccccaccccccagcgaCTTCCACTCCCACCCGGCACATGGCAGCCCTCTGCTGGCTGCACTGGCCTCCAGAATTCACCCGGATTGCAGGCCCCTCAGGCGGGGGTTGAACAGGCTAGTCCCAGCTTCCCAGGTAGGCCTGGTCTCTGTCGTGCTCCTTCCAGGTCGCTGTCTCTCTTCCTGGGCGGGCAGGGAGTCAGCTGGAATCTCAAGGTGActtccatccccctctctctgctaaGGGCTCAGCAcgctttggggggaggggggcttcccGGGCAGTTGCACCTTACTAAGACCATCTAGTAGCCCTTCAACGGTGTTGAGGTTTTTAAGAGAAGGTCCTTATGCTTAGGAGATAGGTGCTGAATTCTGCAGGTAAATGGCGCCAAGAAGTGTGTAACTCCACTCCAGATGGCTCTCCAGAAAGTACACACACAAAGACAATAAGGCAAAAATAGTCACTTGAATCTTCAGGGGCTGGTATTTCAGTGAACAGTGTGCTTGTTCTTTCATCAAAGTAGATCTCTGCCCAGTAAGGGGAGAAGCCTCCATTGCAGGATTCTCCCCTGGGCTTGGGGGTGAGGCAGTCCATTTGCCGGGCGGGGGTACTAGAGAGCTGTTTGTCCAGAATGCATGCAGCTAACACAGGTAGTTCGTGTACCAGGGTGGTTTGGGGAGAGGCAATGAGGCTTGCCCCCACACCAGCCCTCGGCACAGTGCTCACAGCCCAGGGCTGGAAATGTCACAGAGGAGCAAACGGGGCTcagtccagggaggagaggggcttcCGAGAATCATGCTGGGCTGAGGAGTCCCAGAAGGGCGGCCTCTGCCCAGAGCCTAGACAGCTGATGGGGAAAGGTGGGAGGGGCCcgtggggtggaggcagggaaggagctcAGAGGTGGCTCAGGAGAGTAGGGGTGAGGTGAGATGGAGAGTCCCACTGGTTTCCCTGCTTTGCTCATCTTTATTCAGAGGCCAAGTCCaagggggtgagggagatggGCCCACATGATAGGCTCCTGGGATGGGATTTAGAGATTGGCTTCCGAGACACCAAGCCTCCCCCAACCTCAACCTGGGGAAGTAGGGGTACCCAGGGCAGAGAACTGTAGGCCCTGGACAGGGGAGTCCTGGGTGCCTCTGCCCAGAGCAGATGCCATGGTGGTGGGCGCCCTCTTGTGGGCTTGGGAACAACTGAAGTACACGGACTGAGTGGTCTCACCAGGGATCCCCAGGGTGGGCAGATCtgactttgggggtgggggggagctagTAATGTAATACATCACACCATGGAGAAGTATAATACAAGCAGAATAATTTCACTTCCATTTCCATTGATTGGCAACAGCCACTTGAAGAACATGTTCAGAATGTTCTTGGGCTCGGTCCAGGCTCATGGTGACCATGGGCAAATCCTCGGGCTCTCAGCTTCTCACAAACAGCAGTTGGGACAGGGACCTGGGTCCCTGAAAGCAACCTTCTGTAGCCTAAGCACCATCCCCTCCCCAGGCTGCAGTAAGTCCAAGGACAGGCCCAGAATGAGGGCTGAGGATATCACTGGCCACAGGACAGAGAACCtgacgggggtgggagggaggcgggcACAGGAGGCCATGCATAGGGGCTGCCTGCTCATCTCCAGACTGCTGCAAATGGGGCTCTGGTTTGCTTTAGGGGCCCAGGGAAGCCTATCAACGTAGAGTGGGGGATCACTTCCCACGCCAGGAAAGGAGCGTTCCTGTCACCAGGCACGTGGAGTCAGGCTAAGGGAGCTGGCCCCCAGCAGCAGCGAGGCTCAGACCAAGGGGAAGGCAGGCAAGCCCCCTGCAGGTCTGGGCGGAGGCGGAACTGTTCTGTGGCAAGAAGAAAGGTTCCAGAACAGGAGGTTCCACTGTCTGGGGGCTTGTGGGCCAAGTGCTTTCAGGCCCTCACAGCACCTTGCCTGGGTTCATGAGGCCTCGGGGATCCAGCATGGCCTTCAGCCGCCGCATGGTCTCCATGCCCACGGCACCTACCTCCTCCTGTAGCAGCTGGCGCTTGCCCAGCCCAATGCCATGTTCCCCAGTACATGTCCCATGGAGTGCCAGTGCCcgcctgggggggggtgggtggcaaTGAAGAGGTTCTCAGCAGCGttcctcccaccacctcccagcCGCCCTCCCTGGGCTTTGCTCTCACCTGCCCAGCAGTTCTGAAAAGGCCTTGACCCTGTGGAGCTCCTCGGGGTCCTCTGGGTCCACCAGCAGGAGGCAGTGGAAATTGCCATCACCCACGTGTCCAAGGATGGCTCCTGGGGGCCCAGACGACAGAGCTGCGGCCCCGGGCCAGCCCTCCCGCTACCCACCCCCACGGCGCTCCAGCAGCGGGCATGCGGACCTGTGAGTCCCTGGGCCTTCAGGTCCTCCTTGGTCTGCACCAGGATCTCTGGCAGCCGGGAGATGGGCACGCACACGTCGGTGGAATAGCCCTAGGTCGGGGCAGGTTTGTGAGGTTctccacgcccccaccccccgctggcTCAGAGGTAAGAGGTCATTGTGGTCGAGGCTAAGGACGGCCTCACCCACAAAAACTGTTTTTGTCTAGGCCTGTACGACCAGACAGCTGGCCAGAGGGggctctctgccctgcctgcGGAGGCTTTCACAGCCCTCCCCTCGATCCCCGCCCGGCCCCACATGCAGGACCCCCAGCTGCCCACACCGCCTAGTCTGCACTCCGGCTCCCGGAGCCCAGCCTCCCCTTGCTGTCGGCTGACACCTCCTGCGTCATCATCTTTCTCCAGGCGGCTTCTGTTCCGTGTTCACCAACCCTAAGcgcaccctctctgtgcctgtgccCAGGGCCCTGCTCAGGCGGGGGTTCCCTCTGGAGGGTCTGGCGGACAACTACTCTCCCACTCGACAGTGTCTGAGTAGCAGCTGGGTTGGGGCACTCCTGCCCCCTGTGGGTCTCAGCCTGCCGCTCTGGACAGCAGTGCGGTGGGCCGAGCACAGGGTGCTGGCCCGGCCTGCGGGCGCCgcctccaccccagcccagctCACCTTGCAGCCCGGCCGCAGGGCCAGCACTgcgtaccaggcactgtgccgCGCTGCCCAGAGCCGGCCGCGCTCCTCAGCCTCCTTGGCCGACGAGAAGTGGAAGGCTCCATTGTCCTGGGTGATCTCCTCTGCAGGGGGAGGCAGGTTGACACGCGGCCTTAATCGGGACCagcctgtgccccccaccccacagcaccCCAGCACACCTGCTCGCTGTAGCTGCTCGGCCAGGACCTGCTCGGAACCATGGAACTCGAGGAAGAGAGTGGGCGCCACGGAGCAGTTCAGCTGGCTGTGCTTGTTGCAGGCATCCATCGTGACGTCATCCAGAAACTCTGGGGCCAAGGAGAGGGCAGGTGAGCCGAAGCCCAGACTTCGAGAGGGACCTCTTCCAGGGAGCCCACCCAGACTGCTCAGTCCCGGCTCACCAATGCGGGCCACGGGCACCGCAGCCTGGAGGATGTGAACAGTGCTGTCCACGGCTGCCCGGACACTGGGGAATGCACAGGTGGCGACCACTGTGGCCTCAGGGGCAGGATGCAGACGCAGAGTGGCAGCTGTGATGAGTCCTAGTGTCCCCTCAGAGCCCACAAAGAGCCCTGTGAGGTTGTAGCCAGCTGCGCTCTTCCTGGACCCCGGGGACACGCAAGGTAGGTGAGTGGCCAGGGCCTGAGACGATCGGTCTCCAGCCCCGAGCCTGGTCTGGAAGCCCAGCACTGTCCGCCAGGCCCCTGCCAGGTAGGGAGCCGGCCCAGCCTGCCAGCAAAGCAGATGTTCTTTTGCACAGCCCTAATTGGTGCAGGAAACCTTCAACCCTGGCCCACGCGACAGGAGTTTCAGACCCCTCAGAAGCCTGGCCCACCAATCCGGGAGGCCCCATTGCCATGCGTAGAAGACCCTCACCGGAAATGACGGCCTAGGCCTGCGGTATGAAGCAGCTCACCGCCAGGCAGCACCACCTCCAGGTTCAGCACATTCTCCCGCATGGTGCCATAGCGCACGGCATTGGTGCCCGAGGCCCCAGTGGCCACCATGCCACAGAGAGAGGCATCTGCACCTGGATCTGGAGGGCAGAGTGCGGGCAGAAGGCAGCCTGGGACAGGCGCCCAGAGACAGAAGAGTCCCCTCAAACCCTAGAAAGAGCACCGCCACCAGGGAGCCCTCAGGGGCCCGGGGAAGGGCTTCAAGTTTCAGCCTACCCACGGGAAACCAGAGGCCGCTGTCCCGCAGACGGGTGTTGAGAGCTTTGCGGGTGACGCCTGGCTCCACCACCACAGAGAAGTCTTCCAGATTCAGCTCCAGGATTTTGTCCATGTGGGTCAGGTTGATGCAGACACCGCCCTGACAGGAGGGAGGCCAAGGGGAAGTCGACCTCGGACTTCCCGGGGCTAGGCCACATTCCACAGGACCCCATCTCAAGGCTGACTTCCGGGCACTCAGACCAGAGCCCGAGGATTGCAGGTAAGGCAGGCTGGAGGCAGCCACAAAAGTgacaagggagagagagccagagcccgggggggtggggggggggggttgggggggggaccTGCATACCTGCACCGCACAGACTCCACCCTCAAGCCCAGTGCCCGTGCCAAATGGGATGATGGGCACTCCTTGGCTGTAGCACAGGGCGGCCAGCTGGCTGACCTGCTCCACATTCTGGGGCCACACCACGGCGTCTGGAGGTTGGCACCTAGAACAAGACGCTCAGCAACTTCGAGGAGTATGGTACCCTCTGGTCCTGCTCACATCCAAGGAGCCCAGAGGCATCACAGGGCCTGGGGCTGCACagtgggtgagggatgggtgtGGAGAAGAGGTAAAGAATGCCAGACCCCCCAAGAAACAGATGGGTGGGGGCGAAGACAGCCCGGGACTCTCACTCCCAGCCCGGGGCTCTGATAGGGGAAGGGGCCCCCACACCTGTGCATGGACTCGTCGTGACCATGCTGCTCGCGGACGGCGACAGCGGTGGACACATGGGAGCTCCCCACAACCGCCTTCAGAGCCTCCACAAAGCCCTTGCTGAGCTCACCCTGCAGGGAAGACACACGCAGCCAAGAGTCACTCAGAGACACCTGggcccacagccctgcccctGTGGCGGTccgggagtggaggaggggctgccagcacctctggcctcctcccccgccccaccccccactgacaCCACCCCAGGGTCAGCACAGCTTGGCCTTGCCAGTGGGCCCCCCGGAAGCAAACCCACTCTACGGGAGTGCCCCTTTCCAAACAGAACCATCGGGCTCCACGTTTCACTTGGGAAAAAAACCCCTGGGTAAAAATAGGAACCAGATTCACTCTACAGAAAGGAGCATCACAGGGTTCCATAACGCAGCCAGCCCTGCTTTGGCCCGGAAAGGTTACTTACGTCCGCCCTTCCTCCAAAACTGCCCCAGGCACACCAGTGGACGCGGAAGGACGGGAAGGAAAAACTCCACAGCCTGTCAACTGAGGCGCCCCCAACCCCACATCGTCCTCACCTCCCGGGGCATTGTTTCAGTTGTGTCTACGTTCGGGAGCCCCAAAGAGGGCGCCCTGGAGCCCACAAGCTTTTCATTTTACACCCCCACTCCACCTGTGGCAGCTGTGGGGGCCTCGGCTCGGCTCGCTCAACACCGACCTTTGGCACAGGGTGAGCCCGGTGATcctctgctcaaggtcacagggtGCTGGTGCAGCACGAAGCCTGGTATAAACCTGGTAGCTGGCCCGCCCACCCGTAGCGGGCTTCCCCCCACCTACCTGCGTCCCCCCGGAGCAGTAGCCCCTCCAGGGGAACAGCCCCCAGGTCGCCGCAGCCCGGAGCAGATTGGCCATAGCTGGGCAGCAGCCGGAGGGGCGTGGGCACTGAGGCCACCCCAGCGCCCGGCGCATTGGctgtgcagggggcgggggcgggaggggggagggggactgcTTAAGGTGATCCGGCCTTAAGGTGGCCCTGCCAGACCTTGCTGAGTCAGGTGTGGCAGCAGGCACATGTCAGTACTTCCAAAGGAGAGGTGAGGCTTAGCTAACACACAGCAGGAGAGGATAGCAACCTCTCCCTGGCTTAAAGCTCTGCTGTGGCTTCCCTTGGGCTTTCCAACAAAGGCAGACCGCTTGCCGTGGCCTTAAAGGTCTTGCTGGTTCCTGCTGCTGACCTCTCCACCTTTCCACTTCTTTCCAGTCTCCTCTTTGGCCTCTGAGTTCCAGCTTCCGTTAGGGTTCCTATATCCCCTGAGCTCTGCCGACTCAGCTCAGGGCCTTGACAcacaccctccctctcccttacCCTGCAAGTCTGGGAGTCTCAGCCAGTGTCACAGTTAGAGGAGGCTTTGAGCAGGGCCGTGAGGAGGGAAGTGCAGGGAGACCCTTCAGGAATGGGGAGGGCATGGAATAGGGCAGTGAGGCAAGCCAGGAAGCCTCCCTGGAAGAGAAGAGCTGAGGACTCACCGGCTAAGTGAAGGAAGAGACAGCTGTCCTTTCATCTCCAGCCTCCCACTGGGTGGATTTCCTAACCATCCTGCAGTGATGTGGCTGCTTCTCTTGAAGCTCTTCCAAGCTCAGTTTTCCTTCCACAGCAAATTTGGAGAAGCGCGTTGCTAACATTACTAAGATAAAGCtatttccagctttgtttttcttctcaattGAATCATGAATACAAACTCCTACTTGGGTCCTTCTACCCAGCCACGTTTGAATGAAATCGCATTTCCACTCTCAATGTGCTGCTTAACTGGCtcgtctcaaaaaaaaaaaatgtctcttttacAGTTAGTTAGTTCAAATCAAGATCCAGTGAAAATCCACACGATGTGTTTGGTTAATATGGCTCATAAGTGTCTTTTAATCTCCAGCAGcttcccaccacccccgcccTTTATTCCATGACATTTATTTGTTAAGGAAACCGGGTCACCTGTTCTGTAGAATTTTCCACATTCTGTATTTGGATGATTGCATCCGTGTGgtattgtttcatatatttctcTAGTCTCTGTATTTCATGTAAGTTGTTAGATCCAGGCGTGGTGCTCTCCAGTACAACTTTCTGTActatggaaatgttctatatctatGCTTCCATTAGCCTCACGCAGCTAATGGTACTGGAGGCATTTATGGTTGGAGGAGAGATGCCAGGGAGAGTTTGTAATGAACCCTAAGAGAACCACAGTGTAGATCCGTAAGGTTTGGGAGCAGGGCCATGACATTTGCAACAGAAAGCAATACACGATTCGGAAAAGTGTCCCTGGCCAACTACTAGGTCCTGGTTAAGATGGTGGGTGTGGCCATGAGACATCAAGTGGCCATGTGGCCGGCCAGAGCTAGCCATCATGAGCCTTATTCTATCAGACTCACCAAGTAGTAAAGTCAGGTGGGTCCGAAACAACCCATTACTAGACAAAAAGAGAACAGACAAAATTGGGCAGAAGCAGGGCCAGAAGGCAAAGTAAGCTGTATGGGTAAGTGGCTCAGGTCCCCATGTCACCCACCATTGCTTGCCTAGCACCTTTTCCTCAGCTCACACCTATGGCCATAATGGGGGACTCTTAGGACCAGCCGATAGAAGGGGGAAGAGTTCAAGCTTGATTCGTGAATGGGTTGGTTCAACATGAGGGTGTGAGCCAACATGGACCAATGCTGCACTACAGCTCCACTTAGGGATAACTCTGAAGTCCTCCCATTTGGCAGAGCTCCAGGTCATGCACCTCATCAGCcccttttgtaaaaagaaaagtggCCCAGGAGAAGAATAAACATAGGCTCGTGGACACTGGTGAATGGCTTGGTTGTGTGGTCAAGGGCCTATGCGGAGAAAGATGGGAAAATCAGGGCCTAAGAGATTAGGAGAAGAGGCATGTAGATGGATCTCTAGGAGTAAGCACAAAGAGTCacacatcggggcgcctgggtggctcagtcggttgagcatctgacttcggctcgggtcatgatctcgcagttgaagagttcaagccccacgtcaggctctgtgctgacagctcagagcctggagcctgcttcagattctgtatctccctctctctctgccccttccctgctcatgctctgcctgtctctgtctcaaaaataaataaacattttaaaaaattagaaaaaaaaaaaaaggagtcacacATCTATCAC
This genomic interval from Panthera leo isolate Ple1 chromosome E2, P.leo_Ple1_pat1.1, whole genome shotgun sequence contains the following:
- the LDHD gene encoding probable D-lactate dehydrogenase, mitochondrial isoform X1, which codes for MANLLRAAATWGLFPWRGYCSGGTQGELSKGFVEALKAVVGSSHVSTAVAVREQHGHDESMHRCQPPDAVVWPQNVEQVSQLAALCYSQGVPIIPFGTGTGLEGGVCAVQGGVCINLTHMDKILELNLEDFSVVVEPGVTRKALNTRLRDSGLWFPVDPGADASLCGMVATGASGTNAVRYGTMRENVLNLEVVLPGGELLHTAGLGRHFRKSAAGYNLTGLFVGSEGTLGLITAATLRLHPAPEATVVATCAFPSVRAAVDSTVHILQAAVPVARIEFLDDVTMDACNKHSQLNCSVAPTLFLEFHGSEQVLAEQLQRAEEITQDNGAFHFSSAKEAEERGRLWAARHSAWYAVLALRPGCKGYSTDVCVPISRLPEILVQTKEDLKAQGLTGAILGHVGDGNFHCLLLVDPEDPEELHRVKAFSELLGRRALALHGTCTGEHGIGLGKRQLLQEEVGAVGMETMRRLKAMLDPRGLMNPGKVL
- the LDHD gene encoding probable D-lactate dehydrogenase, mitochondrial isoform X2, producing MANLLRAAATWGLFPWRGYCSGGTQGELSKGFVEALKAVVGSSHVSTAVAVREQHGHDESMHRCQPPDAVVWPQNVEQVSQLAALCYSQGVPIIPFGTGTGLEGGVCAVQGGVCINLTHMDKILELNLEDFSVVVEPGVTRKALNTRLRDSGLWFPVDPGADASLCGMVATGASGTNAVRYGTMRENVLNLEVVLPGGELLHTAGLGRHFRLGAGDRSSQALATHLPCVSPGSRKSAAGYNLTGLFVGSEGTLGLITAATLRLHPAPEATVVATCAFPSVRAAVDSTVHILQAAVPVARIEFLDDVTMDACNKHSQLNCSVAPTLFLEFHGSEQVLAEQLQRAEEITQDNGAFHFSSAKEAEERGRLWAARHSAWYAVLALRPGCKGYSTDVCVPISRLPEILVQTKEDLKAQGLTGAILGHVGDGNFHCLLLVDPEDPEELHRVKAFSELLGRRALALHGTCTGEHGIGLGKRQLLQEEVGAVGMETMRRLKAMLDPRGLMNPGKVL